The genomic window CGGTTTGACGATGCCGATATCAGGGGTTGTAATCTTTTGGTGCAGTAAGCCCTAATTTACCTTATCCGAACAGCTGGCGCATAAACCAGTAGCAATCAGGTTAAGGTGCTCTACTTTAAATCCGGCAGGAACTTTTAATGCCGGAATTTTAACGGTATCCAAACAGTAAATTTTATGACAGTTATCGCAGTTAAAATGCACATGTTCATCATGGTGATCGTGTGCACTGCAGCCATCAGAACAGATGGCATAATTGGCTGTGCCTTGCTGATCTAAAACCTTATGTATAATCCCTTTTTCTTCGAAAGCCTGCAAAACACGGTATAAAGTAACCCGGTCTGCATCCTTGCCCATTACCTGCTCCAAATAAGGCTGAGATGTTGCAGAATCTCTTCCGCTCAAAATCTCCAGCACTTGTAAACGTGGGGCAGTTCTTTTTAGTCCGTTTTTAACCAAAAGTTTTTCGAAACGCGCTGTTTTGTTTTCCATAGCAATACAAAAATAAGTAATTAATTAATCAGTTTGGCATTCTTGATGCTTATTGGCGGTGCATAGCTCGCATCCTTTTGTTCCAATTTTAAAATCCCCCGTACATGGATAGGTTTTTCATCATAAGGCACCGCAATTTTCATCTCAACCATAATCATTACCGGGATACCGTTTTGTCCGCAAAAATAACATTGGTTAATGGGCAGGGTAGCCAAAAGAAATTGCTGTTGTTTTTGTCCACTTTTTATAGGGATCAGGTAACCTGTTAAATCAAACTCCCTGTTCTCAAAACGTCTGATCGACTCTGTAAACAGGGGCAAAAGTTCGTTCTTTTCGGTAAGTTCAAATTTCACAGAGCCGATTACATCCCAGTTTAAAGATCGCAACTGATCTTTTGGGTTGTGCTTTTGCGTTTGTGCAGCAACTGAGCAAACCGAAAACAGAAAGAAAATAAAATGCAAATATCTCATCGTTTTATCGCATCTAAAAGAAAAAAGGTAGATCGGCTATCACCAGAATCGTTGATTATCAATTTGCCTTTCAGGGTAATCGGCTCATCGGTCCAGGTAATCGGCTTTAAAGTCTTCACTTCTATCATCGAAGGGATATCGCCCGTACCACAATACGGGCAGGAGGCAACGGGCACAATAGAAAACATAAACTCGCTGAAGCTATTGCCAACTTTAGTAGGGATAATATACCCAGGGATTTCGATTATCTTATTATCGATTGCCTTTAGTGCAGGTGGAAAAACAGCCTGCCAAACCAATGGTTTTACCTGCTTATCGTACTTTAAGCCGATCAGGTTCCAGGTGGGCGTGCGCATATCGGTATGTACATTTACCTGCGCAACAGCCGTAAAAGAGATCAACATCAATAAAACCGTTATATATTTTTTCATCATAACTGTTTTGCGTTTAGAAGAAAAAACTCGCTCTTATCATCACCCGAATCGTTAATAATGAATATCCCTTTCAGTTTGATCGCTTTTTCGGTAATGGGAATAGCCGTTAACATTTTCACCTGCACCATAGATGGAATATCGCCCGAGCCACAGTACGGACAGGAGGCAATAGGTACAATAGAGAGCATAAATTCGCTAAATTTCGATCCTACCTTTGTGGGAATGATGTAACCGGGCAGCTCGATAACCTTATTGTGTAATGCCTTTAATGCTGGCGGAAAAACGCTCCCCCACTTCTTTGGAGCAATTTCGGCATCATATCTTAAACCGATGAGGTTCCAGGTAGGCGTGCGCATGTCGGTATGCACCTTAACCTGCGCCGCTACTACGTGGATAACTAAACATGAAACAACCAATAAAACTAATTTCTTCATCGTATTAACCTCAACCGATTATATGTTTTTGGTTAAAGTTTCGGCAATATCAACCTTGTAAATCTGCATAGCAGGGATAAGCGAGGCCAAAGTGCCGATAAACAACCCGATCCAGATTAAATATACTTCCTGTGGAACTGCAATAAGCCCGGTTAATTTTGCCTGAGAAGATTCTTGATAGGTTCCAATTACCTCAAGGGCAAAGTGCCCGATTAACAAACCCAAACAGGTACCGATAAACGTAACCAAAACCCCTTCAAACATGACCAGGAAAAAGAGTTTCGACTTTGATGCACCAAGACAGCGCATAATGGCCAGGTCGTATTTCCGTTCTTTCATGGCGTTATAAAGGCTGATAAAAATACTCAGGGCAGCAATCCCCATAATAAATATGGCGAACCATTGCAGCGTATCAATCCCAACGCCAATCAGCGAAAACAACCTTGCACTTTCCATCGCTGGAGAGGCCGCCTGCATGTTTGTACTTTGGTTAACCATCCGCGGAAAAAGAATCACCGACATTGGCGATTTATACTGGATCAGCAAGGCTGTAATCTGTTTATCGTTAATCTCTTTGGCTTCTTCTCCAGAAAAGTGGCTATGGCTCTCAACATGCTTCTCTTCATGCATTTTATATACACTGCCAATATTAGTGAGGATCAGGTTGTCGGTTATGCTTCCCTGTGGCTTTAAAATCCCTTTTACGTGGTAAGCATGTTGTTTATGAACATCTCCATTCCCGGTTAAACCATGTGCACCGAAAAAAGAATCGCCAATCTTCAGCCCCGATGTTAAGGCAACAGTGCTACCAAGGGTTACTTCTAAATCTTTATGCCAAAAACTGCCCTTTTGAATAGATAAACCGTAAAGATTAGAGAAAGTACTATCAGTGCCAACAATCCGGTAACCATTGTAGTTATCGCCCAATGCCAATGGAACAGCCCTTTTAACCATAGGATTCTGCATTAATTTGTAGGCATCTTTAGCAGGAATATTTCCTGTTGGGTAATCGATGTGGTAAACGCTGCTTAATATTAACTGTAATGGGCTTCCTTTTGCCCCCACAACCAGATCGATATCCTTGGCATTTTTCTCCAATTTGTTACTGATCTGTGTAGAAGCCAAAAAGAGAATAGACAGGATGCTTACACCAAAGGCAGCTAAAATAATATTCAAAATTGTTGTTAGCTTATTCCTGACGAGGTTTTTGCTACTGATTTTAAAGATATTCATTAAAGTAGATAGGTTTTAGTAATGTGGTCCCGAACCCTTCGGTCGTGCGTGGCAATGATCAGTGCAGCTCCATTATCTTTAGCCTGGGTAGTCAGCAGCTGGATTACCTGATTGGCATTTTCATCATCTAAGCTAGATGTAGGCTCATCAGCAATCAGCAGATCGGGTTTGTTTACCAATGCTCGCGCCACCGAAACCCTTTGCAACTGCCCCTGACTTAATTGGTCAGGATAATTTTTAACCAGCTCAGCAATACCCAGATCTTGCAAAAGTGAAAGATTCCGTTCATGATCTACAGGTAGCCCTGCCATTACCGCAGCAAGCGCTAAGTTATCGAGCACATCAAGTGAACGAATAAGATGTGGCCTTTGAAAAATGATTCCGATATGTCTTCCCCTGAACCTATCCCGCCCTCTTGCAGGCAAAGTATATAAATCGGTCCCATTAATTAAAACTTCACCCTGGCTTGGCTCCAAAAGACCAGAAATAATATTGAGCAGTGTACTCTTTCCACTACCAGATGCACCTAGTAAAAGCCAATGCTCCATATCAGCAATTTCCCAGTATGGAAATTTTAATCTTCTCCCCTTTTCATAAACATGTGCCAGTGAACTGATCTTAATCATGATGTAACACCTTTTGCACTTTTTTAACTACCAGATTTTTGATGGCATAATGCCTGTACAGTTCTATTCCATCATTTGTGCCGTGCTTGCAGGCAGGATTTAACATGGTAACAAACAACAATGCAGGGATAAATATGATTTTATAATTCTTTGACATATTAGTTAATAAGGATAAATTTTAGTGCTGATGATCTATGGGACAAGACTTGAGTATTCTTAAATTGATGTAATGGGCAGTCGCAATTGTAAATCCACCAAGCGGGATCAAAATCGGCTCTAGCAGCTCAATTCCCGAAAAATGCCCAAATGCAATGCAGGCAAAGCCCGAAATAAGCATTAGGATTGGCATAATACGGTGATGCTGTTTACGGTAGGCAGCACTTAAGCTCCAGATACCAATAATCAATGAAACTGCGATCATCGTAATTTCAACCGTTTCATTGGCCAGGAAACCCATTCCCCACATCGGCAAAACAGTGATCAGGAATGGTAGTGCTGCGCAATGTACGGCACAAAGTGTTGAGGCGGTAATGCCGATCCGGTCGAGGTTGATTTTGTAGCTCCGTAGTTTCATTAAAATAAATTTAGTCCACAAATATAAAAGCAATATAGTTGCATTTAAAATAATCAAGGCTATATTTGCAACATAATTGCATTAACATGATAAAGAAATTACCTGTAACCGTATTGAGCGGTTTCCTGGGCAGCGGTAAAACGACAGTGCTCAATGCTATATTGAGAAATAAGCAAGATTTAAAAGTGGCCGTTATTGTAAACGATATGAGCGAGGTAAATATCGATGCAGCTATGGTTAAAGATCAGCACATCTTATCTAAAACCGATGAAAAGCTGGTGGAGATGAGCAACGGCTGCATCTGCTGTACCCTGCGGGAAGACCTGATGATCGAAGTGGAAAAACTGGCAAAAGAAAACCGTTTTGATTACCTTTTGATAGAAAGCACGGGAATATCTGAACCCATTCCTGTTGCACAAACATTTTCTTTTATTGATGAAGCTTCAGGTATTGACCTGAGTAGATTTAGCCAGTTAGATACAATGGTAACTGTTGTAGATGCTTATAATTTTTACAGGGATTTTGGTTCGGCAGATAAACTTGCCGACCGCAACATGGTTGATAATACGGCTGATAAACGCACTATTGTAAACCTGTTAACCGATCAGATCGAATTTGCCAATGTAATTTTATTGAACAAGACAGATCTGGTAATTGATACCGATATTAAGGTCCTCAGGGCGCTTATTTCCAAACTGAACCCAAACGCCAAGATTTATCAGACACTTTTTGGAGAAATAGATCCAGCTTTAATCTTAAATACTGGTTTATTCAATTTTGAATCCGCATCTGAAGGAGCAGGATGGAAAAAAGAATTAGAAGAAATTCATCAGCCAGAAACTGAAGAATATGGAATAAGTTCTACTGTGTTCCGTTCTAAAAGGCCTTTTCACCCTGAAAGATTATGGCATTATATCAATAAGGAATTTCCACAGAATATTATCCGTTCAAAAGGTATCTTCTATTTAGCTGCCATGCCAGAGCAAGCCATTAATTTTTCGCAGGCAGGTGGTTCACTGCGTATTGATCCGGCAGGGGTTTGGTGGGCAAGTATGCAGCAGCATAAACGTGAACAATACGTGGACTACCTGGAAAACAGAGCTGAAATTGATGCAGATTGGGATAATGATTTTGGAGACCGTAAAAATGAACTTGTTTTTATTGGACAGGAAATGAACAACGTTGAGCTAAAAAAATCGCTCGAATATTGCCTATTAACTGACACAGAAGTAAAAAATTATAAAACAAAAAGCACCTTTAAGAACCCTTTTGAACATATTTTGCCTTAAAATGGATTAATAGTCGATGAAATGAACAAAATGGTAGTTTTTCGATGATATTCTTAGGTTTTATTTTGCGTAAATTTGATTTACCCAACCAAACTTACGCTTATTATGGAACCAACAGAAGAATTAACTTTAGTTAAAACCCGCTTATCTTGTCCGAAGTGTAAAAATTTCGAAACCTATAGGGTGCCAAGGGGTTTTATCTTTAAAACGCTTATGCCATGGATTTCTGTTAAGAGATACAAATGTTATAAGTGCTTTAATAAGTTTTACGTATTTAATTAGCATCTATAAGTTAGCACCTCATTTAAGCCACTTCAGTGGCTTTTTTCATTTCAGGATAAAATTTCGCTAAAAGCACTTCGCATTATTTAAGCGCGGCATGCTGCAATTTTTTAAACACATATTCCTTATAACTTGCACCAATGGGCAATTCTTTTGTGCCGATTTCAATATCATAGGCGGTAAAAGCAGTTATTTTTTTCAGGTTAACTATAAAAGAGCGGTGTATGCGCAAAAAAGCCTTGTCCTGGAGCTCAGTTTCCAAATCGCCGATCTTATATTTCGCTGTGATTTTTTTATCTGTACAATGAATTACGATATAATCTTTTAAACTCTCTACGTATAATACCTCTTCCTTATTCAGGCTATGGAACTTACCTCCGGCTTTTATGTAAATAAATTGCTGCGCGGTAACGGGTGATAATGCCTCAGATTTAACAATAGGGCTTCTTAACCTTAAATAACGGTCTACAGCTTTAAAAAAACGATCGAAAGTAATGGGTTTTAATAAATAATCGATCAAATCGAGATCGTAGCCTTCTATTGCATATTCCCGGTAAGCCGTTGTAATAATTACAGCTGGTGGATTTTTTAAGGTTTTAAGAAAATCAATGCCTGTAATCTGCGGCATTTTAATATCCAGAAATAAAAGATCTACCGGCACAGTTCTAAGCATTTCCAATGCTTTGATTGCATTTGAGCAGGTACCTACAACCTCAAAGGTATCTAACTGATCAATATGGTTTTGGATCAGCTGGATAGCCAGGGGCTCATCATCAACTAAAAGACATTTTACTTTCATAGCTATTATGTTCTTTACTGATGTTGTTTTTTAGGTTAATGTGCAGCAAAACTACAAAGATATTATCGTGAGTAGTAATGCTTAAATCGTACTGCTTAGGGTAAAGCAACTGAAGCTGTTTGGTTATGTTATTTATCCCGATCCTATTTTCTTCTTTCTGCCTGCCCGGCATAAAACTATTGGAAACCATAAAACGGAAGCGGTTTTCGCTCAGTTTTAAATCTATATTAATTACAGGCAGGCCAATATCTTCTCCGGCTCCATGCTTAAATGCATTTTCAACCAGGGAAAGTAAAATTAAGGGTGCAATATTGGTATCATGATCTATAACATGGGTAAAATTTACTTCTAAGCGGCCACCGTATCTTAATTTCTCCAGTTCTATATAATTTTCAATCAGTATAATTTCTGCCGATAAAGGCACATACATACCGTTGCACCTGTACAATACATGATCGAGTATTTCGGATAAACCTGCAATTGATTTTGAAGTAACCGGAGAGTTAACCAGCGAAAGTGAGTAAATATTGTTCAGCGTATTGAAAAGAAAATGTGGGTTCAGCTGCGCCTTTAGCGTTTTTAATTCTGTTTCTGCCCTTTCTTTTTCTAAAGAAAGTTTATGCTGCTGTACAATGTACTGTTCTTTGATCAATTTGATAAAAGCAAAAATCCATGCGGCAGAAAAAGTTAATGGAAAGTAATGGGTAATCAGTTTAGGCACATCTATCATAATTTCCAGAACAGACTCCTGGCTAAATGGCGGTGTTCTTATAATGGGTTCCAAAATATGCACCACTACAATTCTTGCACATACACAGATAATATAACTCCCTACAAAAAAATAAGCTGCTATCGGGTAGTAATTTTTTGCTGTAATCAATCTGGGAATGATGATATAGGCCAAAAAATAGGAAGCAATAATGGTAAATAAGATATAAAAAGTATGCCTGAGGAGGATATTATTAAAATCATTATATTCTCCTATATCGTACCGGTTAAAAAACACAATCGTGGTAGCCAGCCAAAAAATAATATGGCTGAGAAACCGGTGCGTGGAACTAAACTTGGCTATCCTCTCAATTAATGGCATCAAAACAAATATACAATTCTTACCCATCCGAATTTGCACCGTCGACGAAGACAACAAAAATACATATAGATACATCCAATTGGGTGATGAAATGGTTTTAAGGTCCGAAATACCTCGTTTTGGATGCCAAACCTACCTATAGGGCTTCAAACTGATTTTGACTTTGTACTAATATCCATATTGCAGAAAATTTAAACCAAACCATGAACCAGATTAAGCGATTGTGTTTCCTACTCCTTCTATTATCGGCCCTGCAAAGCTTTGCGCAAACCGAAGTTAAACTTACCGGACGCATTATAGATGAAAAAACCTTGAAACCGCTCGAAAATGCAGGTATTAAGCTTTTATCAGTGTCTGACAATAAGATTTTAAAAAGTACAGTTACGGATAGCAAAGGCGAATTTACGCTCCTCACCCACCCTGGCAGGTTTCACATTAAAATCGAATTTGTTGCCTACAAAACAGAACTACTCGAAAACAGAGAAATCGCCGAGGGATTTAAACTTGGAGACATTATCCTGAAAGAAGATGTTCAGTTGTTGAAATCGGTTGATATAACAGCAGAAAAAACCACGGTAGAATTAAGTTTAGACAAAAAAGTATTTAACGTAGGCAAAGATCTGATTTCAAAAGGCGGCTCTGCGAATGATATTTTAAACAATGTACCTTCAGTAAATGTAGATGCCAATGGCGCTATAAGCCTGCGCGGAAATGGAAGCGTACAGGTACTCATCAACGGAAAGCCATCTATGCTGACCAATAACAATGGTTTAGAACAGATACCTGCCAGCAATATCGAAAAGGTAGAAGTAATTACCAATCCATCTTCAAGGTATGAGGCCCAGGGTGGTGGTGGCATTATCAATATTGTATTAAAAAAGAATACTTTAAGTGGTTTTAACGGCTCAGTGCAGGTAGGTGTAGGCGATCCGGCCAACTATAACGGTAATTTAAACCTGAGCTATAAAACCGAAAAGATCAATCTTTTTAGTAACATCGGCTACCGGTACCGCAACCTCTATGGATCGGAGCAACGATACCAAAGCGTGTTTAACAATGGGATACAGACCATACTAAGACAAAATAACGAACAGGGAAGAAATGATGATCTTTATAATGTGTACGTCGGAATGGATTATTACATCAATTCGAAAAACACCTTAACCGGAAGTTTTTATCATGATTTGCTGGTAAATAAAGATACCACCAATTACCAGTACAATTATTATAACAAAAACAATGTACTCGATAGTACAATTAACCGTTTCGAGAATTACAGAGAGCCGCAGAAATACAATCAGCTCGAACTGAATTATGTAAAAACCTTTGATAACAAGGATCAAAAATGGAATACGAGTTTACAATATGTTTTCTGGAATGATGATGAAAACCAGGACATCAACCAGCAAAAAATTTTTCCAGCCTTAACGAACACAAGCCGTTTAACATCAAGAGATATTGAAAGCAGCGATGCGGTGTTTATTCAAAGTGACTTTGTAGGCACTTTTTCCGGAGATTCGAAATTTGAGGCTGGTATAAGGGCGAATATCAGATCCATCCGAAGTGATTATTGGGCCAAAGCAGACGATGTACTGCTCCCAGCCTATGACAATAAGCTCAAGTACAATGAAAACATTTATGGTGCTTATTTTCAGTATGAGAACAAATTTAAAAAGTTTAACTACCTGCTGGGTTTAAGGGCAGAACTTTCTGATATCGGCATTTCAGACCGTCAGGGCTCCTTTCAGGCCTCAAAAGATTATATCGATCTATTCCCTACTGCAAACATTACTTACAAACTGCAAAAGAGTACCGATCTGCGTTTAAGCTATAGCAGAAGGATAAACAGGCCACAGTTCTGGCAGTTAAATCCGTTTTCAGGTTTATCCGATACGAGAAACTTAACAGTGGGCAACCCGGATTTAAACCCCATGTACACCAACTCGTTTGAACTGGGTGTATTGCAAAGATGGGGAAAACTCACTTTCCATCCGTCAATTTACTATAAGCATGCCACCAATTATTTCGAATTTATCCTCAAGCAATCTGTTAATGGTTTCGTGAACACCCCCGTTAACCTCGATTACGAAGACCGTTATGGACTGGAAATTTCAACCACCTACAATCCGCTATCTTGGTGGCGGTTATCGTGGGATTTTAACTATTACGCTTTTAAGCAAAAGGGTATCTTTGAGGACAAAGAATATGGATCTGAAGACCATACCTGGTTTACCCGAATCAACTCCCGGATGAAGTTTCCAAAGAGTTTTTCGATAGAATATATTTTTAACTACAGAGCTAAAAACACCGACATCCAATCGGTTAATAAAGCACAGTATCGTGCTAATATCGCCCTCAGTAAAGATCTGTTTAAAGATAAAGTTTCAGTTACCTTAGCAGTAAACAACATTTTCGATTCATTTATAGATAAGCAGATTACCACAACAGATACCTATTATTTAGAATCGAATTTTAAGGGCATCGGGAGATTAACCACCGCGACATTGGTTTACCGCTTTAACCGCAAGAAGGATGAAAAGGACAGGTTGCCAGATCAGGAGTAAA from Flavobacterium sp. W4I14 includes these protein-coding regions:
- a CDS encoding Fur family ferric uptake transcriptional regulator (product_source=KO:K03711; cath_funfam=1.10.10.10; cog=COG0735; ko=KO:K03711; pfam=PF01475; superfamily=46785), whose protein sequence is MENKTARFEKLLVKNGLKRTAPRLQVLEILSGRDSATSQPYLEQVMGKDADRVTLYRVLQAFEEKGIIHKVLDQQGTANYAICSDGCSAHDHHDEHVHFNCDNCHKIYCLDTVKIPALKVPAGFKVEHLNLIATGLCASCSDKVN
- a CDS encoding hypothetical protein (product_source=Hypo-rule applied; cleavage_site_network=SignalP-noTM) → MRYLHFIFFLFSVCSVAAQTQKHNPKDQLRSLNWDVIGSVKFELTEKNELLPLFTESIRRFENREFDLTGYLIPIKSGQKQQQFLLATLPINQCYFCGQNGIPVMIMVEMKIAVPYDEKPIHVRGILKLEQKDASYAPPISIKNAKLIN
- a CDS encoding hypothetical protein (product_source=COG3495; cleavage_site_network=SignalP-noTM; cog=COG3495) produces the protein MKKYITVLLMLISFTAVAQVNVHTDMRTPTWNLIGLKYDKQVKPLVWQAVFPPALKAIDNKIIEIPGYIIPTKVGNSFSEFMFSIVPVASCPYCGTGDIPSMIEVKTLKPITWTDEPITLKGKLIINDSGDSRSTFFLLDAIKR
- a CDS encoding hypothetical protein (product_source=COG3495; cleavage_site_network=SignalP-noTM; cog=COG3495), encoding MKKLVLLVVSCLVIHVVAAQVKVHTDMRTPTWNLIGLRYDAEIAPKKWGSVFPPALKALHNKVIELPGYIIPTKVGSKFSEFMLSIVPIASCPYCGSGDIPSMVQVKMLTAIPITEKAIKLKGIFIINDSGDDKSEFFLLNAKQL
- a CDS encoding putative ABC transport system permease protein (product_source=KO:K02004; cog=COG4591; ko=KO:K02004; pfam=PF02687,PF12704; transmembrane_helix_parts=Inside_1_19,TMhelix_20_42,Outside_43_275,TMhelix_276_298,Inside_299_318,TMhelix_319_341,Outside_342_369,TMhelix_370_392,Inside_393_404), which gives rise to MNIFKISSKNLVRNKLTTILNIILAAFGVSILSILFLASTQISNKLEKNAKDIDLVVGAKGSPLQLILSSVYHIDYPTGNIPAKDAYKLMQNPMVKRAVPLALGDNYNGYRIVGTDSTFSNLYGLSIQKGSFWHKDLEVTLGSTVALTSGLKIGDSFFGAHGLTGNGDVHKQHAYHVKGILKPQGSITDNLILTNIGSVYKMHEEKHVESHSHFSGEEAKEINDKQITALLIQYKSPMSVILFPRMVNQSTNMQAASPAMESARLFSLIGVGIDTLQWFAIFIMGIAALSIFISLYNAMKERKYDLAIMRCLGASKSKLFFLVMFEGVLVTFIGTCLGLLIGHFALEVIGTYQESSQAKLTGLIAVPQEVYLIWIGLFIGTLASLIPAMQIYKVDIAETLTKNI
- a CDS encoding putative ABC transport system ATP-binding protein (product_source=KO:K02003; cath_funfam=3.40.50.300; cog=COG1136; ko=KO:K02003; pfam=PF00005; smart=SM00382; superfamily=52540), with product MIKISSLAHVYEKGRRLKFPYWEIADMEHWLLLGASGSGKSTLLNIISGLLEPSQGEVLINGTDLYTLPARGRDRFRGRHIGIIFQRPHLIRSLDVLDNLALAAVMAGLPVDHERNLSLLQDLGIAELVKNYPDQLSQGQLQRVSVARALVNKPDLLIADEPTSSLDDENANQVIQLLTTQAKDNGAALIIATHDRRVRDHITKTYLL
- a CDS encoding hypothetical protein (product_source=Hypo-rule applied), which codes for MSKNYKIIFIPALLFVTMLNPACKHGTNDGIELYRHYAIKNLVVKKVQKVLHHD
- a CDS encoding hypothetical protein (product_source=Hypo-rule applied; pfam=PF03203; superfamily=103473; transmembrane_helix_parts=Inside_1_23,TMhelix_24_46,Outside_47_60,TMhelix_61_79,Inside_80_85,TMhelix_86_108,Outside_109_112,TMhelix_113_130,Inside_131_142), which encodes MLLYLWTKFILMKLRSYKINLDRIGITASTLCAVHCAALPFLITVLPMWGMGFLANETVEITMIAVSLIIGIWSLSAAYRKQHHRIMPILMLISGFACIAFGHFSGIELLEPILIPLGGFTIATAHYINLRILKSCPIDHQH
- a CDS encoding G3E family GTPase (product_source=COG0523; cath_funfam=3.30.1220.10,3.40.50.300; cog=COG0523; pfam=PF02492,PF07683; smart=SM00382,SM00833; superfamily=52540) gives rise to the protein MIKKLPVTVLSGFLGSGKTTVLNAILRNKQDLKVAVIVNDMSEVNIDAAMVKDQHILSKTDEKLVEMSNGCICCTLREDLMIEVEKLAKENRFDYLLIESTGISEPIPVAQTFSFIDEASGIDLSRFSQLDTMVTVVDAYNFYRDFGSADKLADRNMVDNTADKRTIVNLLTDQIEFANVILLNKTDLVIDTDIKVLRALISKLNPNAKIYQTLFGEIDPALILNTGLFNFESASEGAGWKKELEEIHQPETEEYGISSTVFRSKRPFHPERLWHYINKEFPQNIIRSKGIFYLAAMPEQAINFSQAGGSLRIDPAGVWWASMQQHKREQYVDYLENRAEIDADWDNDFGDRKNELVFIGQEMNNVELKKSLEYCLLTDTEVKNYKTKSTFKNPFEHILP
- a CDS encoding two-component system LytT family response regulator (product_source=KO:K02477; cath_funfam=3.40.50.2300; cog=COG3279; ko=KO:K02477; pfam=PF00072,PF04397; smart=SM00448,SM00850; superfamily=52172), which produces MKVKCLLVDDEPLAIQLIQNHIDQLDTFEVVGTCSNAIKALEMLRTVPVDLLFLDIKMPQITGIDFLKTLKNPPAVIITTAYREYAIEGYDLDLIDYLLKPITFDRFFKAVDRYLRLRSPIVKSEALSPVTAQQFIYIKAGGKFHSLNKEEVLYVESLKDYIVIHCTDKKITAKYKIGDLETELQDKAFLRIHRSFIVNLKKITAFTAYDIEIGTKELPIGASYKEYVFKKLQHAALK
- a CDS encoding sensor histidine kinase YesM (product_source=COG2972; cath_funfam=3.30.565.10; cog=COG2972; pfam=PF06580; superfamily=55874; transmembrane_helix_parts=Inside_1_20,TMhelix_21_40,Outside_41_54,TMhelix_55_77,Inside_78_89,TMhelix_90_112,Outside_113_135,TMhelix_136_157,Inside_158_380), which codes for MGKNCIFVLMPLIERIAKFSSTHRFLSHIIFWLATTIVFFNRYDIGEYNDFNNILLRHTFYILFTIIASYFLAYIIIPRLITAKNYYPIAAYFFVGSYIICVCARIVVVHILEPIIRTPPFSQESVLEIMIDVPKLITHYFPLTFSAAWIFAFIKLIKEQYIVQQHKLSLEKERAETELKTLKAQLNPHFLFNTLNNIYSLSLVNSPVTSKSIAGLSEILDHVLYRCNGMYVPLSAEIILIENYIELEKLRYGGRLEVNFTHVIDHDTNIAPLILLSLVENAFKHGAGEDIGLPVINIDLKLSENRFRFMVSNSFMPGRQKEENRIGINNITKQLQLLYPKQYDLSITTHDNIFVVLLHINLKNNISKEHNSYESKMSFS
- a CDS encoding outer membrane receptor protein involved in Fe transport (product_source=COG1629; cath_funfam=2.170.130.10,2.60.40.1120; cleavage_site_network=SignalP-noTM; cog=COG1629; pfam=PF07715,PF13715,PF14905; superfamily=49464,56935), which produces MNQIKRLCFLLLLLSALQSFAQTEVKLTGRIIDEKTLKPLENAGIKLLSVSDNKILKSTVTDSKGEFTLLTHPGRFHIKIEFVAYKTELLENREIAEGFKLGDIILKEDVQLLKSVDITAEKTTVELSLDKKVFNVGKDLISKGGSANDILNNVPSVNVDANGAISLRGNGSVQVLINGKPSMLTNNNGLEQIPASNIEKVEVITNPSSRYEAQGGGGIINIVLKKNTLSGFNGSVQVGVGDPANYNGNLNLSYKTEKINLFSNIGYRYRNLYGSEQRYQSVFNNGIQTILRQNNEQGRNDDLYNVYVGMDYYINSKNTLTGSFYHDLLVNKDTTNYQYNYYNKNNVLDSTINRFENYREPQKYNQLELNYVKTFDNKDQKWNTSLQYVFWNDDENQDINQQKIFPALTNTSRLTSRDIESSDAVFIQSDFVGTFSGDSKFEAGIRANIRSIRSDYWAKADDVLLPAYDNKLKYNENIYGAYFQYENKFKKFNYLLGLRAELSDIGISDRQGSFQASKDYIDLFPTANITYKLQKSTDLRLSYSRRINRPQFWQLNPFSGLSDTRNLTVGNPDLNPMYTNSFELGVLQRWGKLTFHPSIYYKHATNYFEFILKQSVNGFVNTPVNLDYEDRYGLEISTTYNPLSWWRLSWDFNYYAFKQKGIFEDKEYGSEDHTWFTRINSRMKFPKSFSIEYIFNYRAKNTDIQSVNKAQYRANIALSKDLFKDKVSVTLAVNNIFDSFIDKQITTTDTYYLESNFKGIGRLTTATLVYRFNRKKDEKDRLPDQE